In the genome of Amia ocellicauda isolate fAmiCal2 chromosome 3, fAmiCal2.hap1, whole genome shotgun sequence, one region contains:
- the LOC136746855 gene encoding olfactory receptor 1E16-like: MNSPNSTLPLNATFVRPQFFYISGLYNLPNAKYYYIFLCFVYVVTIIGNSFILFIIYMERSLHTPKYVAVCNLAIVDVCSSTAIIPKLIDTFLFDSQFIRYEACLANMYFVLFFSAMQSIILVVLAYDRFVAICFPLRYYNIITNTSMVVILAVMWAITALLAVTATLLFTRLSFCRSIVINSYVCDYGPAIHLACNDNSLNFIMGTLGTTIFFVAPVAVIALSYVCIIFALLKIATQEGRLKAMQTCTSHLILVAIFYLPICATYISTLSSTIHPNARIINTSLACVIPPMLNPIISSLKTEEIMSTIKKLYRKRNKLNSYGTEE; encoded by the coding sequence ATGAACTCCCCGAATTCAACACTTCCTCTGAATGCTACGTTTGTTCGGCCTCAGTTCTTTTATATCAGTGGCTTATATAACCTACCAAATGCAAAGTATTACTACATTTTCTTGTGCTTTGTTTATGTGGTAACTATAATAGGTAATTCCTTCATCCTATTCATTATATACATGGAGCGTAGCCTTCACACCCCTAAGTATGTTGCCGTTTGTAATTTAGCTATAGTTGATGTTTGTAGCAGCACAGCAATTATACCAAAGTTAATTGACACTTTCCTCTTTGATTCTCAGTTCATCAGATATGAAGCTTGCTTGGccaatatgtattttgtacttttctTCTCCGCCATGCAGTCGATTATTCTTGTTGTACTAGCCTATGACAGGTTTGTTGCTATATGCTTTCCACTGAGATATTACAACATTATCACCAATACTTCAATGGTTGTGATTTTAGCAGTAATGTGGGCTATCACAGCACTATTGGCAGTTACAGCCACACTTTTATTTACCAGATTGTCCTTTTGTAGATCTATAGTGATAAACAGCTATGTTTGTGATTATGGACCTGCAATTCATCTGGCTTGTAATGACAATTCTCTTAATTTCATAATGGGAACATTGGGAACAACAATATTTTTTGTGGCACCAGTTGCAGTGATTGCGTTAtcttatgtatgtataatatttGCATTGTTAAAAATTGCAACACAGGAGGGACGTTTGAAAGCCATGCAAACCTGCACCTCCCACCTAATTTTGGTGGCAATTTTTTATCTTCCAATTTGTGCCACTTATATTTCCACATTGAGCTCCACCATTCATCCAAATGCCAGGATAATTAATACATCCTTGGCTTGTGTCATTCCACCAATGCTGAACCCTATCATCTCTTCTTTAAAAACAGAGGAAATCATGTCAACAATAAAAAAGCTTTACAGAAAAAGGAACAAGCTAAATTCATATGGAACAGAAGAATAA